Genomic DNA from Epinephelus fuscoguttatus linkage group LG14, E.fuscoguttatus.final_Chr_v1:
CTGGTCTGTCCGCTGCACACCACTCATTTGTTTATGAATCCATCAGCGCCTAGTTAAACATACCCGTCTCCAGGGATGGAGCTTCTCCACCGAGCAGCTGTCTTATCTTCTCTGGGTCAAAGGGAACAGAAGTCATCAACCTGAAGCCATTTAATATTCTCAGAAGTAAACTCGCTCAGTGGTTACGAATGTGGGGGTCGGTCAGGGACCCCTTAAGGCTCTCAAGATGAATCTGAGGGGTCGTGAATGGATTAAAGGTGCTTGGTTAAAAAGTGCTGTACAAGGCTGGAACCAGAGACTATTTCACTTCTCATCAATTTGCCAATTTTTCTCTCAATTAATGATTTTGTCCCAAAAAAATGACtcgaaatgtttttatttttgtccaaCCAAACGTTCAAAGATACTGCGTTGACTTAGAAAACCAGCAAATAGTCCTGTCAcaacactggaatttctaacttcaaTACAATACCTTAGAAAATATAAATACTTACATACTACTCAGAAAAAACTGACAGTGATACCATGCAATTTAACATTtgaaagataaatataacaaggccAATGACAGTGAATTAAAAGATGAAATGTAAGAAAGGGGTATGGACATATAAGTTTTACTTCTTCCTACTGCtatctttcttttgtttgttttttattgttttctttatttttggttcaaaataaagtcatacATTCTCTCgttcaaaaaaaaatctaaattaaaaaaatgctcttttttctgttttatattattgttatattattatattaattatcAGCAGCATATTTCACTATTTTTTGACATGTTGTTGttgaaatgattaattgatcagtcataaagaaaacacaacacattaaGCAACAAACGATAAGTGATAGAAATTGACAGAACATAACCGAtcttttgctaagccccgcccctttgtgatggtccgacaagctgtcgcagtaagcatggagcccacactgcaactaactgcactccctgaaggaatattatcatatttttggaaaaattaaacagtgattccagagagaagcagacagaggggtctacagtctgtgtttgaaggatatatccaagatgtcaaactgactcagcagcaacaacaggttaaaaagacaaagatagttagaggctaaagccgaactataggctacagatcacagtgtaaaagtgaaccaccacatcactgctgatcgccacacaagacaatgaatataaagggaaactttgctgatattgaaccagctgtgtggcatcacagtgtgtgcagatgaacactgtttggtgccagatgggcagggatctccagatgaagtcaaacaacgttcatctgcacacaatgtgatgacacacagctggttgaatatcagcaaagtttccctgcttcccttcactggttcctgtacagcagggtcggtctttgtttcactgttataatcattaaaaagcaaaagcagcatgtgtatacattcagtaggctatatcttcagtagctagctagctaaccctacacttttcagggtttggttttggttttggaacagggaagaaacgtatatcttttttcaacctctccaggtaacgagtatcattaatacacgacgagccccaggcacaacatttagctccaaatccacaaaacctgcctgaaaatgaaggaaatctgaaaccactgcattagagtcaatggagcacagctgagtTGCTGGTGGACCCTGGACTGAGTcggcctgatgctacgttatgattggccgaTCTGGCGAAAGGTCAATTGTAAACTGCAGCTCTTCTCCAGTGTCCACACTGAGGCTATAACCTGTAATCATGGGTCACAAATAAAGTATCACAAACCAAAAGGGTCTATACAGCCTCAAACATGTGTCCCTGTCAGCATTACCTCACCTGTCAGGAAGCACTCTTTAACTTGAGGCTCACTTTATAGTTTTGAACATGAACAGTTTAAGCAGCTGGTGTTGCCTCAATGAGGTTCACACCCGTgagctcagagcagaggcaGTGCCACCAAGAAACTATTAAACTTCATCCTTCGTGCTGAGAACTATTGTGTGGCTGAGAATTGGAGTGATGTATTCCAGAGCTCCAGATTAGGACTGTAATAAATTTCCACTCTGGTTGATAACAATGGGCCCAAAGTGTGTCAAAAGAGATTGAGAGTCAATGCCTCGTaaaacaggaggagagagaaaagaggagcaTGAGAGCTGGAGCATTATGTGGTCTAATTGTCCTAAAGGACATCAAAAAAGCCCTTGCCCTTTAGACAGGGAGCACACTCTGCCCTCATTTAGTCGACACAATTAACACTGAATTAGCAGCAAGAAGGGAAAGTGTTTTACCCGTGTGCCAAGGAGGGAATCCTCCtgttatttcaacatttatgcaaaaaatggaaataaacacaacatttccaTTGTCAATTTCAGATGGAATATGAATGTGAAGGCAATGGAGGCAAATAAATTCTGAATTTTTTCATGTCGCAAGTGTGAAAACGACCCTGAGGAGAGCTTTCAAGGCAGCAGAAGAAACATCATTGTAATTATGCCTTTTAGTGAATATTCTACACATTCAGCCCCTTTGTTTTGTGTATGGAAATGTTCTCATGAATCTTCTAGTATGCTTCTGGATGAAGCTGTCACTTCCActgctgctctttgtcttctttaTGGATGCACACAGAATCTAATTCATCACTATCCGAGTGTAATTATGGAAATTTCTGGAGATTTGTTGGGAGTTCTGTACCAGCGGTCTGCCATTTCTACAAAAGATCCAGAAGTCTCTGAAGAGGCGGGGAGGAGAGATTTTCATATTAATACTCGAGCGTGTTCATGCATATGAacagttttcattgttttaaCTGCTTAACTGAATAATGTCCTGTATGTTTAGTGAATCATTAGAACATTTATCATTAGTCTATAGCGAGTGCATTAATCAGCACTGGCTGCGTGAGTTTAGTTTAATATCTACAATATGTCTCGTGCTGTCCCTCTGCAGTTAAAGTCGCATCTTGTTAGTTTGTACCCGCCGCGTCAGTGTGCACATACGTCAACAAGACCATTTCCCCGACATTTACTCCACAGGCGCCGATTCTGACACTTATTACTTAGTTATCATATTAGTTTTTCTATGGAAGTGCTCAGCCTCTTCTTTTCAGCGTCAGTGACAATGTCAGAGGTTACATTTACAGCtgatttaaaagcaacaatatgcTTTTAGTTCTCGCTAAAAGGATTAAAGGTCGTGCATGACGACCTCTGGCCCGGCCCTTCACCTCAGCCTTTCAACCTAACGAGACATCTACAGGCAGTGTTTTGATTAAATAATAAATCTTTATGTCCTAAATGCATGACGCCATGTTTCTAGAATAAGAGAGGGATGATGCTCAGCCTGCGTCTACCTCACACTGCTGCTGGTTTGAGATggattaaaggagcagttcgacattttgggagatacattcatttgttttattagtGTGAGTTTGTTGAGAAGAATTATCTCACTCtcatgtttgtcatttttacacttctgCCTTTGATTAAACCAAgggctcccaactggtccaaccacagggtccagatttgtccttagtcATGAGTTCAAGGTCAGTGCACTTGTGTAAAGTTACATGATGTCAGTAACagatgtacttattttaagccaaacaaactgtgattttttttctcaactgaaccacatacttttgttaGCTTGACCTCAAGGAAAAGATACAAGAAGTAAAGGCCATGACGACAGTGACAGCGTTCAaggagccagactttggtgtcagTTCTACTGGAGTCAATGGTGTGGgcatatctttgttgtttcaacttTGACTGAGAAATCCTTCCAGCAGATTAAAAACATTACATGATGcttacagatgttttttttttttttaatctaaatatactcgtttgttttccttgttacTTGTTACATGGCTCTGTCAGCTGCATCTCAACTTCTGCTGGACGGAGCACCTGAAGCAGCAAGCGAACACGCCATCTGCCAGCAGACTTCACGACAAGccgattggctgtagaaacaggtgacgtgcttacgttctaaaaccagccgctggcgatttgaccagctgagttgccggcttgagtcgagctcagacagccagttcacactgctgcaaaaaATCCCACTGCCTAGTGCGTCATATATCGCTGCTAAAGGGTCCCTCGGGGCATTGGTATCGGTTGGATTGAGAGCTGTGTTAGATGATTTAAGTTACCAAGTACAGCTTTACTTTGTGAGCTTTAGAGATGCTGGTAGGGGGATTTTGTTTACGTCCTACTAGGCCAGACTAGATTTTACTGTATGCTTTCAGTCGCCATGCTAACCTATGCTAACCAGCAGCTAGCTTCAGCTTTGTATTTACCGTATAGACAGGAGCGTGGTGTcatgtcttctcatctaacctTCAGCAAGAATGTGAATgagaatatttttaaaaatgctgaaCTTATCTTTTAAAGCTGGTGTTATCATTACAGTGTCAATATTTTCCAGTTTATGAAATGTATGATGAGGGGATCAACATGACTGACTAAGAGGGGTGACTAGATCTCTTTAACATGCGTCACATTAGTTTTCTATTGAACGTTCTGAGgcactttttaaattattatttggCTATAAAGACTGACTCTTCTCCCTGATCATTTTAGTCCTTCCTGTTATATTGAGATGTTCTGTAGCAATAATTATTCGACCATAAAGTTTGATTGTTCTCCCAGATCACCACCTGCATCCATCAGCTCACAGCATGTCAAGTTGTGCACCCTCACAACGGAGCGGTGCAGCGCTGTAAGAACATCTAACTCGCAGCACGATGCGCAACACAATGAACAGATCGATAGACCAGCATTCCCTCACAATGCCAACAACATCACCGCAGTCTCATAATAATAGTCTTTCTCCACATCTCTCCCCTCTACTCCCCCGGCAGCCTTCAGGCCTGGCCCATAAAGCATCTCTCACATAAATCAAGTAAAACCCTGAGAGCTCAGCGGGCCCCAAGAGCATGCTGATCACCCCGACACTCATTCCTCCGCCGCCGGTCTCCTGGGCTGCCTCAGCCCTGAGGAACCCACACCCTGGAGCACAGACCCTGCCAGGGCAGCCACAGCACACTGAGAGGTTCCTGATTGGTGGGGGGGGAGGGGATGTCACAGAGGAATGTCACTCTGATTCAGTGCCTGCAGACCAACATGTAAGATCCAAGCGGATGCAAGCtgtgaaataaacaaatcaatatTTCTCTACATCCATGCACAGCTGTAGCATGAGACAATGCACGGCCCTGGTGCTGTTTGTACTACAGGACAGTATGTTGCTGCTACACTGCCAAATATGCCCACTCTGTTGTATGTGTTTTGTAGTGCAGTTTTGTACACAGATGGCACAGCTGACGAGGCTACATAACATActcaatttacataaaacatCCCTATTACTCATAGATGCTTACAAGCAAACTGCAAGCTTTTATAGCATGACTGCCCCCAGAGGGAATCAAACCTCCAGGCTTTTCACTCATGACACAGTCTGCCTGCTCACCTAAACCGTGCACTGATTAGTACACGGGCCTGAGCCTGGCCTTTGACCTCTGTTATTGTgatttcctcttcctccctttgTTATATTGTTCCTATTTTTCCATATTGCTTTCTTTCGACTGAAGCAGACATGACacagaacaataaaaaagaGCAAGGATCCAGAGTTCggcaaaacaaaagcagcagggATTAGAGAAGCAAGGAGGGGGGGTTACTTAAGGACTTCCTGTTTCCACGGTTGTGTGACGAATCCCGAAGTTGAATCCCCATTGCATGCGACACACACAGAATTGCTACCAAAGCGCTCTGATGAGAGCAAAATCTCCTGACAAGAAAACAAGGGGGGGATGTAGAGAGCACGCTTAGATGAGAGAGCGCGCTGTCTAACCAGAAAAAAAGCGTTCAGAATTCACAGAGTGACGGGTGCAAACAGGACATGGACATAGGTTACCAAAGTATGTTCGAAATTAAATGATGTCAAGAGGCAAAGAAGACAACATCTTTGTATCAAACGCCGAATGAGACACACATCTGGCAGACTGCTGATTAGCTTTGAAGCTAGCTATCATATCTTATATTCTGTAGCTATTGTCTCCTGACAGGTTTATCACCATCAAAACTGAgagtcaaaaacaaaacacacaaatcaatGAGGACGCAAAAACAAGCAGACAAAGAGGATCTTATTAGAGCTTCTTTACGACTCCTAAATACAATTCACTTTCAATAACCTTGGCTGATTAAAAATCAACCAATAGCCGATAATAAATCACCAAACactcattaaagggatagtaaAGATTTTTTAAGTAGGGTTGTCTGGGTTATCCAGGAGCAGTATAtcatatacagtagatgtcttTCAGTACGCCTCCAGCTTGGAGAAGGCAGCTGGAGTCCGATATGGAGGCTAAGCAATGTAGTTccgaaaaaaaaatcactatcagtttaagtgtacgctatatttgaaatattttgaaTGCATTACCTTGATGCGGACAGAAATTTCTAATGGGGAAATTAAGCCGTTATATAGTcctcttcaaagccaaactccattaagaaaaactGTGATTTAATATCTAtcaacacaggagctgctggtctaccactgcctcgaacTGTTAcattgtttgtgtgaatgtgcaaCTCTagtgtttaaaagggttagtttgggttcaccaaagacacacaataacacaaactaagtaACAGatcaaagcagcagtagaccagcagctcctgtgttcagaaatctaaaattactgtttttatcaatggagtctggtggctttgagaacAGCATAGATGGGGGACTGAAGTTGTTACCGGCTTCCCTGTTGGAATGGGGTGTCTGACGTAAAGGTAAAGTGGTGATAATACTCCCAATATAGCATACAATTAAACTATTATTTGGTTGCagacccccatccacagcagtacattgctcagcttcagtgtcagactccagcctgcttctccaaactgggaacGTCGattgacatctactgtaggtaatacacggactatggataagtaccccatacaactcCACATCAAAAAAtgcaaactatccctttaataaaaAGCAACTGCCCCACAACCATAAGAAAGAAAGAGTTGCTGTCTTACCAGGTCTCGTCATTTTTGAACTCCAGCTCTCCGTAGGTGTCTTCAAAGTCCTCCCCTCCACCTTTGGCGAGTCCCTCCATAGTGCGATAAGGCACAATGACCGTCCCCCTTGCTCCAGAAGTCCTGAGTACTTTCACTTCCATAATACCCATGCTCTCACTGACGTGCACTGAGCTGCTCTCAAAGGTGAAGATGCCTGAATGATCGTCATCCAAAATGGTCACAGTGGCCACAGTGGGGAAGCCCAGCATGGCCTTTGGGTACGGGAGACTGTTGGGGGACAGCACCTCGTCCTCCGTCTCCAGGACACGCAGATTGCTGAGCCGCACAAAAAAGTGCTCGTCCTCTTCAAAGATGTCGTCATCTATGATGCCAATGTTTATTTCCTTGATCATCTCTCCTGGTTTGAACACCACTGTTCCCTCTGAAAACTCGTAGTCGGCCCCAGCGTTAGCGGAGCCATCCTCCGTCTTATAATCCACGTAGATCGTCTTGTTGATGTCGCCACCTTTTCTGGTAATGGTCAGAATGACGGCGCCACAGTTCTCCAGGCACTGGTAGACGGCAGGCTCAAAAGCAATTCGTGACACATACTCTTCTGGCTCCTCCACATGCACCTCCTGCACGCTTGCACTCTTCTTCGCCTGCTCTGCAACGTGTTTCTTCAGGATATTTCCCGCGCCTGTCATCATGCGTGTAGCTTGGATGCGGTAGAAGGCACGGCTCTTTTGCTGGTGCGAGAGAGCGTAGTAGTTGGCCATCTCGACCAGCTGATCCAGCTCTTTCTCTGGGTGCTTCTGCTTCAGGTCTTTCAAGATGCGGATCATGTCACGCCGGGACTCATCTACCTCTTTGCTCTCGATCAAACCAATAAGATTGCTTGCCGCACCTCCATCCATGAAGTGAGAGTTGACCATCTTCCCGTCCATTTCAATCCCTTTGGAGCGTTCAGCCTCCGTCTCGATGATGACAcctctgtgtttgtcagtgcGATACTTCTTGTGCATGAACTTGTAGAAGAGCAGTCGTCTGTCTGCTACCCACGCAAGGAGTACGCATATGGGGAAGAAGGCCAGTGTGAGTAGACCCTCCCAGACCTGGACTACGTTAGGAGAAAACACAGCCAGGATCATGTAGAGCCAGATGTAAGCAAAGATGCTCCAGCCTGCAGTGACAAAGAACACTCTGAGGTGTTTGACCTTGCGTACCTCTCCTTGGGGaatgacagacacacagagaccaATGATGACAAACATATTGAAGGCAGCACTGCCGACAATTGTGGCGGGCCCAAGTTCACCGGATCTGAACCCATGTCCACAAACCTCAATTACAGAAAGCAGAATCTCAGGGGCAGACGAGCCCAAGGCCATGAGGGTGAGGTTCGAGACCGTTTCATTCCACACCCGAATCGTGGTGGTTGTTGTTTCCCCATTAGGTCTTTTGATGACAAGTTCCCTCTCCTGGGAGGTGATGACCTCAATGGCCGCCATGAAGCGGTCGGCAATGATGGAGACTCCGAGAAACATGTAGATCATGGCCACAAAATACACAATGACCCGTGCGATCTTGTCTCCCATGGAGGGATCCTCGGGATACCAGATGGGGAGGATGATCCCTGGATGACATTTGGAGTTTCCCTCGCAGGTCGCATTGCTGGGGGTTACCAGAGGACTCGGAGTGGTCCGGGCCTCTGTACAAAGGAAGGCTACAGCCACAGAGACCAGCCCCAACCAGAGGCAGGCTGATGACCCTGGCTTTACAGGCCTTGAACCCTCCATGCACCCTCCTTCGTCTCAAGGGTCCTTACCACGCTGACAGTCCCCCTGGGATCCAGCACTGGGCTGTGCTTTTTCTCCACCTACCACCTAAACACAAGGGACACACAACAACAGAGATTACGTGGATGTTACATTATACCTTTATTACAAGCAAGTATGATAGAAATAACAGTGGTAGAGCAACTTCATCATGTTGCTTTGCATTATTTTACTAGATAGCTGAATGCATCTCTTACTTAAGTATGCTCATGTATTCTAATAACGTAAAGGTATACCATGCAGTAactgtcagttactgtttgtaaacacaatcgcaagtgaaagtaaaagccaaacCCTGGATTGACTCTTgctcgctatatttgcattttttttggcacAATTTTTATAGCTccgatgcctgctgcttacggtccaacacctggtcgctacctttttataaagttccgacctcacctgtgcaccttGCCCAGGAACAAGTCTCATGACCTCAGCATCAGATATCGATGCACTGAAGCACCTTTTAGCAGCAGTATTGGACTCACTTGGCGGGGgcatttttttttgacaatctGAACAACTGCCACAGTATGAATAAtgagaaagtctgcatagggcggcgaggagtggaggtggatgggtcaaacaaactccagactaGGCTTGGGcacaggggtcgcgttaaccggatattctcggtcattgaccagttttttacaacaatgaccgtaaaatctgaaggccgtcggtcattttgactggttgcaattaccacccctgcccacttggcagCGGAGTGCACagtactgcagagaaaaagtcattcatctgcttcatgtagcatTGTTGACATAACACCCTGGACACACTGGACGCAGAACCGAAGCACTGCCctcagcagcggaggcagttttcagtcagcgcccataataacctatctgactgtccacacaggacgctgagcagagcggagcgcccgCAGAGGCAGCGCTTTAGTTcggtgtctggtctatttttcacgggagccgcgagcgcttctgtcaagctggatcgaGCAGAtcataccaaacaggaagtcggacacagaaaagacgagagaatccggccagttttcaaaataaaataacagctcGCACTGAGGAgcatgaggagaaaataccgtgtttataatttaaaataacacaacagtgcattaccgaacacatttttcaataccataatcacttcattacaattttaattttgtgtcaccgagcctacaggcataactacataacgccctggacgcACCCGACGCGTTAGTGCCgtctggtgtgtccagggcgaagcctaatggcacgggtgtgtggatgtctgttcatcttttcgttcatgtccttattaatgcacactttataacttgcttgttggatttattaaaagcgaatgaatgaaaactaaatgtctcggaatatctttattatcatttaaaaacaaaaattaaaatgaccggtaaaaatagattatgaccggatttttatgaccctgtcggtcaacaTGACCGGCGACAAAAAAGTCTAACACAATGTCTGCTTGGgcagtatcttttttttttttaataccctCTGAAATATTACCAGGCTATACGGTACATGATGGTATTTGTGTTTGGCACAACCCATGCTAGTATATGTAGCATGATATTAGGGATGAGTACATTATTATCTGTATCTATTTAACCAACTAAATTATTTGTAGTTATATCTGTACTCAGATGGGCGGTATTTGGAATGAAAGAGGGTGGAGTTTAAATTGGATGTTGGTGGGTTCTGATcagaagtttttattttaagctTAATACTGATATGGGTCGTTCAGAAGTTGCTAtatttatcctcctgagaccgtGTCCtaatgaggacatcacattttgggtttataCTTTATACTGTACTTCATTCTATTTAACTCAGACCTATTGTCCTCGTCCGTGAAGACtgttttgtgccatctagtggtagtaagagcacaatacactaatccatgtaaaaacaagatggcagccatctctgccaagtcagtctgcagctgatcccgacacaaaaatGGACAAGGTCCATAGCTTGATCACATTTAATGGCTTAAACttgattatttatgattaataatgtctGCAGACTGACTTCCATTGATATGGCAAcgaatttgaccaattttagcaacagtaacacggtaagacactgttaattaggaaggactcgtttgaagacattgggactttattgttgtcttgtttgaggacactgggacttaattatcattgactGTTTTgaacaaaagttcgggtctcaggattattaggattatttttttatttatttatttttttttttaaagattttttttctggctttttgcctttaatgtacagggtagagtgaaatggggagagagagagagagagcgaggggtgacatgcagcaaatggttgcaagccggagtcgagcTTGCAACCGCTGCGGCGCCATTGCCATTGCGcatggggcaccggcactatgtacatttcatgtgaaaacggaaatttatttttaaaaagagacaatgcatgtaatgagtGTAAATTGTCATAGCATCCCTGAGCGTCCAAAACGGACACTGGAGGGGTACCTAAAGTGTCCGACTTTGATGTGTAGGGCTGAAGTTGTGAGTGAGAGCGTGTTGCCAGTAACGCCCCGACCACAGCTAAATAAGAGAAAAATataggcagagggcagagtgtcTGCAAATAAGTACATCACCACACACTGCTAGTGGGTCATAAATGATGATTGAAAGATTTACTTTCATATGAATCCGTAtttgtttttaggaaaatcctgtaTAATGTACCTTTAATGCATTACTTAT
This window encodes:
- the slc8a3 gene encoding sodium/calcium exchanger 3 isoform X2; translated protein: MEGSRPVKPGSSACLWLGLVSVAVAFLCTEARTTPSPLVTPSNATCEGNSKCHPGIILPIWYPEDPSMGDKIARVIVYFVAMIYMFLGVSIIADRFMAAIEVITSQERELVIKRPNGETTTTTIRVWNETVSNLTLMALGSSAPEILLSVIEVCGHGFRSGELGPATIVGSAAFNMFVIIGLCVSVIPQGEVRKVKHLRVFFVTAGWSIFAYIWLYMILAVFSPNVVQVWEGLLTLAFFPICVLLAWVADRRLLFYKFMHKKYRTDKHRGVIIETEAERSKGIEMDGKMVNSHFMDGGAASNLIGLIESKEVDESRRDMIRILKDLKQKHPEKELDQLVEMANYYALSHQQKSRAFYRIQATRMMTGAGNILKKHVAEQAKKSASVQEVHVEEPEEYVSRIAFEPAVYQCLENCGAVILTITRKGGDINKTIYVDYKTEDGSANAGADYEFSEGTVVFKPGEMIKEINIGIIDDDIFEEDEHFFVRLSNLRVLETEDEVLSPNSLPYPKAMLGFPTVATVTILDDDHSGIFTFESSSVHVSESMGIMEVKVLRTSGARGTVIVPYRTMEGLAKGGGEDFEDTYGELEFKNDETCKLIHVKIIDDEEYEKNKNFFLELAEPRMVDMSLQKARLLANDVPDRTMTSDEEEARRIAEMGKPVLGEHSKLEVIIEESYEFKSTVDKLIKKTNLALVVGTNSWRDQFMEAITVSADEDEEDTGEERLPSCFDYVMHFLTVFWKVLFACVPPTDYLHGWACFVVSIVIIGLLTAVIGDLASHFGCTIGLKDSVTAVVFVALGTSVPDTFASKVSAVQDTYADASIGNVTGSNAVNVFLGIGMAWSVAAIYWHMKGKPFVVEAGSLAFSVTLFTIFAFLAISVLLYRRRAHIGGELGGPRGHRLATSAFLFGLWFLYILFSSLEAYCHIEGF
- the slc8a3 gene encoding sodium/calcium exchanger 3 isoform X1, whose product is MEGSRPVKPGSSACLWLGLVSVAVAFLCTEARTTPSPLVTPSNATCEGNSKCHPGIILPIWYPEDPSMGDKIARVIVYFVAMIYMFLGVSIIADRFMAAIEVITSQERELVIKRPNGETTTTTIRVWNETVSNLTLMALGSSAPEILLSVIEVCGHGFRSGELGPATIVGSAAFNMFVIIGLCVSVIPQGEVRKVKHLRVFFVTAGWSIFAYIWLYMILAVFSPNVVQVWEGLLTLAFFPICVLLAWVADRRLLFYKFMHKKYRTDKHRGVIIETEAERSKGIEMDGKMVNSHFMDGGAASNLIGLIESKEVDESRRDMIRILKDLKQKHPEKELDQLVEMANYYALSHQQKSRAFYRIQATRMMTGAGNILKKHVAEQAKKSASVQEVHVEEPEEYVSRIAFEPAVYQCLENCGAVILTITRKGGDINKTIYVDYKTEDGSANAGADYEFSEGTVVFKPGEMIKEINIGIIDDDIFEEDEHFFVRLSNLRVLETEDEVLSPNSLPYPKAMLGFPTVATVTILDDDHSGIFTFESSSVHVSESMGIMEVKVLRTSGARGTVIVPYRTMEGLAKGGGEDFEDTYGELEFKNDETCKLIHVKIIDDEEYEKNKNFFLELAEPRMVDMSLQKDPDVQEVYTGSRIIRRGLFLSKTNRQDVPDRTMTSDEEEARRIAEMGKPVLGEHSKLEVIIEESYEFKSTVDKLIKKTNLALVVGTNSWRDQFMEAITVSADEDEEDTGEERLPSCFDYVMHFLTVFWKVLFACVPPTDYLHGWACFVVSIVIIGLLTAVIGDLASHFGCTIGLKDSVTAVVFVALGTSVPDTFASKVSAVQDTYADASIGNVTGSNAVNVFLGIGMAWSVAAIYWHMKGKPFVVEAGSLAFSVTLFTIFAFLAISVLLYRRRAHIGGELGGPRGHRLATSAFLFGLWFLYILFSSLEAYCHIEGF
- the slc8a3 gene encoding sodium/calcium exchanger 3 isoform X3, translated to MEGSRPVKPGSSACLWLGLVSVAVAFLCTEARTTPSPLVTPSNATCEGNSKCHPGIILPIWYPEDPSMGDKIARVIVYFVAMIYMFLGVSIIADRFMAAIEVITSQERELVIKRPNGETTTTTIRVWNETVSNLTLMALGSSAPEILLSVIEVCGHGFRSGELGPATIVGSAAFNMFVIIGLCVSVIPQGEVRKVKHLRVFFVTAGWSIFAYIWLYMILAVFSPNVVQVWEGLLTLAFFPICVLLAWVADRRLLFYKFMHKKYRTDKHRGVIIETEAERSKGIEMDGKMVNSHFMDGGAASNLIGLIESKEVDESRRDMIRILKDLKQKHPEKELDQLVEMANYYALSHQQKSRAFYRIQATRMMTGAGNILKKHVAEQAKKSASVQEVHVEEPEEYVSRIAFEPAVYQCLENCGAVILTITRKGGDINKTIYVDYKTEDGSANAGADYEFSEGTVVFKPGEMIKEINIGIIDDDIFEEDEHFFVRLSNLRVLETEDEVLSPNSLPYPKAMLGFPTVATVTILDDDHSGIFTFESSSVHVSESMGIMEVKVLRTSGARGTVIVPYRTMEGLAKGGGEDFEDTYGELEFKNDETCKLIHVKIIDDEEYEKNKNFFLELAEPRMVDMSLQKDVPDRTMTSDEEEARRIAEMGKPVLGEHSKLEVIIEESYEFKSTVDKLIKKTNLALVVGTNSWRDQFMEAITVSADEDEEDTGEERLPSCFDYVMHFLTVFWKVLFACVPPTDYLHGWACFVVSIVIIGLLTAVIGDLASHFGCTIGLKDSVTAVVFVALGTSVPDTFASKVSAVQDTYADASIGNVTGSNAVNVFLGIGMAWSVAAIYWHMKGKPFVVEAGSLAFSVTLFTIFAFLAISVLLYRRRAHIGGELGGPRGHRLATSAFLFGLWFLYILFSSLEAYCHIEGF